ATCCGCAGCCAAAACCTTTGGCAGGACCGACGCCTTTGAGTAACGCATCAGTGAACCGTGCGGGGTCAACTATGGTCAGGCAACCTTCTAAATCCAGCATGGAGAGCTCAATGCTCTTGGCACTATGTTTCCGCCAGGTGAGATAACCGTCCGCACGCACGGCGGCATCATCAAACTTGCACCCTAACCGTTCCGCGCGCGCCTGCAGCCAAGTCTCACCGGCTTTCTGCGCTAGGTAAGCCAGTGTTGGGCGTTGATCTTCTGGCAGATGTTTCCAATTCATCTGGCGTTTGGCATCCATCACTACATCATGACGCTTGCTGCGACTGCCTGCTTCCCCTGCGCGTGTCACAACAGGATTCACCCGCAATTTGAAAGCTAGGCGATTGCCGACTTGGATGTCAGGCTGATATGGCTTGGACTCAATATCCCACAGCCCCGCATGGTCGAGAGGCTGGCGCTTGGATAAAAGGTAAAACGCTGGCAAGCGGTTTTTGCTCTCAGTGCGGAACAGAAATTCAGCTCGATCTGTGCGGTCTTTCTTCGCCACGTCGAATAACTTCCACAATGCCTGATGCTGTCCATACGGATCGAGCGCGCCTAAATCAACAAGCTGGGAATAAGTAACGTCGGGCCTAGGCGTGACACGGGAGAGCCAATGGGGTTCGCCATTCATGGCTGCCCTCCTTGTCCGAGATGGGCTTGGTGTTCGTCACGCACCGTGAACTGCCAACGACGGCGTGAGAGCAGCGCATCGCGTCGGATGACGGTTTGCTCTGGCGACAAGCGAGTCTCAGCGTCACTATCCCACAACAACAAGGGCGCGCAGGGCTGGAAACGCATAAGAGGTTTAGTCCATCCGGCATCACCACCCGCTTCTGCCACTCGCGCTAAAATACCTTCAATCTGTATACTCGCCACCGCATCTTCCACCGATGCTGCACTCTTCACCTCCGGTTGTAGCGGCAGCGCCAGCGGGCAAGATTTTCGACCAAGATACAGCATGAAGCAGGGTTCCAGTAGTGCGCGACGCAACTCATGAAGGGTGTGAGGCGCAGTGGTTCGTGCCCATAAGGCGACAGCATGGAAAGCATCTTGGCGATACTCGCGGCGGGAAAGGATCGTGTTGAGGTCAAATTTGTCCCCATGGGTCAGTTCGTCCCGCCGAGTGGAGAAGACCTTGCGATTCCTTCCGGAACCGGACGAAGGTACCTGAACCGTGTGATAGTCGGACAATGGCAAACCCAGCGTCTCCATTTTTACTGCCATGCCATAGCCCTTAGCCAAGGAGATATGGCATGACTCCCATTCATCACGTTCCATTTCCGTGCGGGCAGTATCGGGGCGACGCAAACCCAAGGCTGCCGCCACTATTCCTAGTACGGCGGACTTAGTCGGTGTCATCGCCGATGGGCGTGTCTCTCCTACCGTAATGTCGCCCCACGCGACCAACGGTCCGTAGAGCTGAAACACGAGGTAGTCACGCATTACGCACCTCCGGTTCCGGCGGCGAAGTTAAGTAACTCCTGGAAGTCGCCTATGCCAGTCAACGCATTGATGCTCTTACTCGGCAATGAGTTATCTTGGTAATACACCTTGTCCAGGTTCATGCGCATCGAAGCAAGTGCTGTCACAGCATTGCCAATCATGCCTTCACCGTATTCGTTGACCGGCTTCATAAATGCCAACGAAAGCCCACGAGGCTGACGACTGCCTCTCTCAGCCAGCACATAGGGTGCCCATGCCCGCGAGGCAAAGCTGTTCTGCTTGCCGGTTGGGGGGACAGTGGCGGCGGCTTCAACCAACGCCTTGATTGCCTTTTTTGCTAACTCGACATTACCGCCTAAGTTTTCGCTCAACAGATCGCAGTCGAGACACACATAGCTATAAAACAGTCCAGCCCCAAAGCCCTGCTCACCGATATGCGCCGAACCGGCATCCTCCTCGTGGGTATTGAGGTCGTCCACGGCGGTAAAGTAGTCGTCCTCCACAGCAGCGCGATGAACAGTGATGGCGTGGGCAACCTGGCACGCGGCCTCTGTGTTATACCCAGGACTGCTGGCGAGCATGCGCCCGAATAAAGCAATATCCGCGGCCGTGTGCTCTTTGCGAAGTAGATTCAGCTCTTCTTCTGTCATTTTACGTTTGTCGGCGGCCAGTTTGTCCGCCAAAGCATTAATGGCTGCTTCTTCCTCAGGACTGAAATGAGCAAGCTGTTCGATTTCAAGATCATTGAACGGTTTGCCATCTTTCTTAGATTTAAGGGCACCAAACTTTCCAGCAATTTCTTGGGCCCATTCCTTGGCATCCTTCTCTTTAAGACCAGCTTTGACCATGCGATTATAAATTTGAACACCCATCAGCTTGGTACGCGTACCCATGTGACCTTTTAGGGCAGCCTCAAACTGCTCCGATGTCCGCCATGCCCGCTTCAAACTCTGAGACGATACACGGAGTCTCGGCACCCCTCCCATAATGGCGGTCTTTGGGCGGTTGAGGTCATCGCGATTAAGGCAGGCGGGCGGGTAGCTTGTGAGCATGTGCAGTTGCAGAAATGTGGTCATGGTTTCCTCCATCTCCATTGTTAAAGCTTCTGGTCAAAGTGGTGCGACAGCGTAATAGTCGTATGCCAGTCGGCGGCGTGGATCGTTCGAACGTTTTTCGTCCATCGGTGACCAGTGCCAAAGTGTCGCCGCAAGGTCTGCCAAGTTCGCTTGGTCGCCCAGTAAGGCAAGTGCCCGTCGCAACAGGGTATACAACTCCTCTACGTCGTCACAGGCGAGCACACGGCGAACCCGCAAGTCAGACATGGCGGCCTTGTCGCTTCCGCTTTTAGGACTACCCATGCGGGTAGCAAGCGTCTCAGATGTTTCCGTCTTGACGCGCGCCGCCAATCCGGCAATGGCAGCGAGCTTCGGATAACGGTAGTCCGCCACGCCGCAACCTGCCCGACGTAACGAATTGAGCAGGCGGTGAAAGGCCGGACTCAGCATCACCTCGGTGAGGCTGGCCGCTCGGCGCAGCGCGGCACGTTCACCACGATCAGTCTCCAGAGACTGCCACCAGGTCTTAAGAACAGCGAACGATGGATGGTCGGGTTTGCCCTGAGGAAAGGGGTTGTCCGGTCTGGTTTTGTCGCTCATGAACATCTCCTTATAAAATTAGGCCGTTTTTTTATGGACGGGTTGAGGCAGACCGAGTAGTTGGCGTAGTTTCTTGCCAGCAAGCGTCTTCTTTAGGTCATTACGGGCCACCGCCATCCGTCGGGGATCAACAGCATCGAAATCCCCGGCTTGAGCATAGTGGTCAAACACAGAGAACGCTGCCATACGGAGATCTGCGAGCCAGCTTTCCAGCACGCTTAACTCCCCAAGAGGCATAGATAAGTTGTCCCGCAAACGTCGGACGTGTTCGTAAAAACCAGCTTCTGTAGCACCCCAGAAATGGTTCTGAATGAAGGACAGATCGCCACGTGTATTCTCTTTGCCAAGCAAGACATCCTTGACTCGCCATCTCAGTATCTGGGCGACCCAACTAGCGCCACGAACCAGGCATTCCACCTGTCCCTTGAAGCTCACCTCTATCTCCATTGGCACAACAAAGATAGGCATGGTAGCGTCATACCAACAACGCGCCTTCATGTTGTCCATATCGAACCCGAACGCCCATAGCCGCGCATCTTCCCGTGCTAAAGATCGAAACTGCTCGATTGCCCTGGCAGGTCGGCGCTCCACGTTGCCGTCTGTGCTATTTTCCACTAGGCCAAGCCAATGCCGATAACCGATGCCACCTGGTTGTGGATGCACCGGGCTAGCAATACCGTCTTTGACATAATGCGGACTCAAGGGATGCTCAAATCCTTTGTAGCTCACACCATAATTTTTGGTGACAAAATGACGGCATGCACAGATGATCTTTGCCCCACAAAGATCGCAGAATGATATTTTTTCGAGTTTATCGAACTGCAGACGGATACGCCTTGGCATGGCCCAGAATTGCTGGTCAGGGTGAACATCGACCAGCCCCGTCATCCCTGCCGGTGGATCCGCTTCGCTTGTGCGCGTGCCAGCTAGCCAAGGAAAGCGATCTGCGTCACCAGACTTGTTAAGATCGGCGGTCGCAAGATAACGGGCTTTTGTGAGAATATTTCGCCAGCAAGTTTCCCAAAGCGTTCCGCCGAGCACCAGCGTGCATAACGGCCCTCCGCCACGCAGACCGGTGCGATGTCCTTGGCCGCCAGAGGGTGCGTTAGTCTGGAGGGTAAATAGGGCAGTTGCTGCGCAGTGCGAACAAAGCTGTTCCACTCGCCCGCGTTTGATGAAGTGATCCTTGTTTTCTTTCAAGGTTTGCTCACCTGGGGCCTCGATCAAGAGTGCTGCAATGTTCAGCCTGTTACTTAACTCAGAAGGCGAGAAGTCCTGCATGAAGGCTCTTGCACCTTCCAACTCAAAGGCTTCAAGCACCGTCACAAATCGCTCCCGCAAAGTCTCCGGTGTTGGTGGACTTTCTCGCCAGTCCCACCATTTACTTTCGCTTGGCGTGCACGTGGTTTGCAGCAGTCCGATCACAAACTGGATGAGCGCGCCGTCAAAATCAGGGCGCGGCGAGGCGATGGCGACGATGGGGCTCTTGCCCTCAGTGAAATCGGTGATGCGCCAGGCTTCGACCTTTTCGCATGTCCCGTCTACCCGCCGGATAGGTATCCAGGGTTCATTGATCAGATTCATCTTTCACTCCTTTTTCGACGGTGAGTCCCATGACAGATGAATATGCGACACAGACTTCCTCGTTGCGCATACTTTTGGCATAGCCGCGCCATGTCTCGCCGTCTTTATTTAACGCGATGATGACGACATAACGACCTTCATCGGGCATGGTGAATCTAGCTGCCGCTAATGCTGCTGCCATGCGCTCACTTTCCTTGGCAATCAGACGATAGGGGACGGTAAGTTCGGATAGTGCCCATTCCATGCCGGTCGTAGTTTGTGCCCAGGGTCGAAGAACACCATCCAGCAGGCGAGCCAATCGTACACGTACTGTTTTTTCACCAAGACGGGTGGGAGCTTCGCCTTCGTCCTGCCATTGCAGGCTGGTGGGGTTGTAGCCTTCGTCAAAAGCGAGCAGGTTACCACGCGCCACCCCTTGGTCGGCGCGGCTAGCACCCTCGGCTCTCAGCGCTATTTCTTTGAGTCCCTCAGGCAAGCTGTCGAAAGCTGCCTCATCATATACGGCCTCTATCATGTCTCTCGCTTGCCGTGGCAAATCGAACCCGCCGTTTTGGAAAAGCCAGCGAGCGGTCAGCCAAAGTTTTCCGTGATCGGGATAAACCATCCCTCCCCTCGGAAGTAAATCAATCATCCAGCGCTTGGCTGCATCTTCTACGGGCATGGGCATAAGCACAGCCATCCGTGCGTCCCCGCGTCCATCGACAATGTTGGTATCTTGCAGCCGGTTACCGTCGGCATCTCGTTTGTGACGTTGCAACCGCCCGGCGCGCTGGACCACCAGATCAATCGGAGCGAGGTCGGTCACCATGTCGTCGAAGTCCACATCCAGCGATTGCTCGATGACCTGAGTCGCGATAACCAGCTTTCCGCGTCTGGCGACGGGTGTGCTGTCGGGGCCGAAGACAACCTCAATCTTTTCCTTACCAATACGCAGGCGATCAACTAAGGCAAAGCGAGCATGAAAGAGCGTCGCCGGATATTCTGGATAAGAGGCATTCCAGGCTTTCCAGGTTTCTACTGCATCCGCCACGCTATTGCGTATCCACACAACGCAACGGCCTTGCGCAAGCGAGTTTTGCAAGCGTTCCTGGACTTCCCTTTCTTCATGCAGCGCATGCACGACAACATGACGGGCAGATTCCGCGCGAGTTTCAAGCGGCTGTTCGACAAGCCCATTGGTGGAAAAATGGCTTGCTAGTGGATAACCAACTTCCATCGGGCACGCCACCGCCATGTCCGCACCCTCGGCGAAAACTTTGATATAGCGGGCGCGTTGGGACAGTGGAAGGGTTGCTGAAAGCAAAATGACCGACCCACCCAGAGCAGCATGAAAACGCAACAGACTAACCAGCAGCTCACCCATATAGGAGTCGCAGGCATGAACCTCATCCACCACCAACACCTTGTTGGCCAGTCCCAACAACCGCAGCGACTGATGTCGTGCAGGCAGCACTGCGAGTAGCGCCTGATCCAAAGTACCCACGCCAAAATCCGCCAACAGTGCTTTCTTGCGGCTATCTGCGAGCCAGGCTGTGCAATTTCTTGAGGCTGATTCCTCTTCTCCAGGACCATAGCCAGCATCCTGTCGATTAGCTTCTTCCAGGCGAAGTTTCAGTCGATCCGCTGAATGAGCCAAGGCAAGCTGCGCTTCTCCACCGGCGAAGAATCGCCGCCAAACATCATCCCGGCGGACCCGGTCGAACATGGCATCCGCCGTCGCCATGGTAGGCAACGCCAGATAGACACCCCGCCCCTGGCCCTCTGCCATGAGGCGGGCGGCTAACGTGAGCGCGGCCTCAGTCTTGCCGGAGCCTGTGAGCTCCTCTAGCACGAAGAGTTGAGGGCTGTTCGTGATATGGACGGTCTCGGCCCAGGCTTGTAAGGGCGAGGGAGTCTTGATGCTCGGGAACAGGTTTTCGAATCCCGAGAAGATGGGGATGTTTGGTGTAAGTCCGCTCTCAGCAACGGCTCGGTGTGCCTGGGGGAGTGCCGTGTCCCGCCAGTATTTTGGAAGTCCGACTTCTGGTTTTTGATAGGGAAACCAGAGAGTGTTAGAACCTAGCCAGTCCGCCGTCACCGCAAGTCCTGAAAGCAGCCAAGAGGATTGCCGATAGCGTTCAGACTGCCCGTCCTGGTGTACGGGCAATGGATGCCCATCGGGCATCAACAACT
The nucleotide sequence above comes from Nitrospira sp.. Encoded proteins:
- the cas5e gene encoding type I-E CRISPR-associated protein Cas5/CasD, which gives rise to MRDYLVFQLYGPLVAWGDITVGETRPSAMTPTKSAVLGIVAAALGLRRPDTARTEMERDEWESCHISLAKGYGMAVKMETLGLPLSDYHTVQVPSSGSGRNRKVFSTRRDELTHGDKFDLNTILSRREYRQDAFHAVALWARTTAPHTLHELRRALLEPCFMLYLGRKSCPLALPLQPEVKSAASVEDAVASIQIEGILARVAEAGGDAGWTKPLMRFQPCAPLLLWDSDAETRLSPEQTVIRRDALLSRRRWQFTVRDEHQAHLGQGGQP
- the casB gene encoding type I-E CRISPR-associated protein Cse2/CasB yields the protein MSDKTRPDNPFPQGKPDHPSFAVLKTWWQSLETDRGERAALRRAASLTEVMLSPAFHRLLNSLRRAGCGVADYRYPKLAAIAGLAARVKTETSETLATRMGSPKSGSDKAAMSDLRVRRVLACDDVEELYTLLRRALALLGDQANLADLAATLWHWSPMDEKRSNDPRRRLAYDYYAVAPL
- the casA gene encoding type I-E CRISPR-associated protein Cse1/CasA, producing the protein MNLINEPWIPIRRVDGTCEKVEAWRITDFTEGKSPIVAIASPRPDFDGALIQFVIGLLQTTCTPSESKWWDWRESPPTPETLRERFVTVLEAFELEGARAFMQDFSPSELSNRLNIAALLIEAPGEQTLKENKDHFIKRGRVEQLCSHCAATALFTLQTNAPSGGQGHRTGLRGGGPLCTLVLGGTLWETCWRNILTKARYLATADLNKSGDADRFPWLAGTRTSEADPPAGMTGLVDVHPDQQFWAMPRRIRLQFDKLEKISFCDLCGAKIICACRHFVTKNYGVSYKGFEHPLSPHYVKDGIASPVHPQPGGIGYRHWLGLVENSTDGNVERRPARAIEQFRSLAREDARLWAFGFDMDNMKARCWYDATMPIFVVPMEIEVSFKGQVECLVRGASWVAQILRWRVKDVLLGKENTRGDLSFIQNHFWGATEAGFYEHVRRLRDNLSMPLGELSVLESWLADLRMAAFSVFDHYAQAGDFDAVDPRRMAVARNDLKKTLAGKKLRQLLGLPQPVHKKTA
- the cas7e gene encoding type I-E CRISPR-associated protein Cas7/Cse4/CasC — translated: MTTFLQLHMLTSYPPACLNRDDLNRPKTAIMGGVPRLRVSSQSLKRAWRTSEQFEAALKGHMGTRTKLMGVQIYNRMVKAGLKEKDAKEWAQEIAGKFGALKSKKDGKPFNDLEIEQLAHFSPEEEAAINALADKLAADKRKMTEEELNLLRKEHTAADIALFGRMLASSPGYNTEAACQVAHAITVHRAAVEDDYFTAVDDLNTHEEDAGSAHIGEQGFGAGLFYSYVCLDCDLLSENLGGNVELAKKAIKALVEAAATVPPTGKQNSFASRAWAPYVLAERGSRQPRGLSLAFMKPVNEYGEGMIGNAVTALASMRMNLDKVYYQDNSLPSKSINALTGIGDFQELLNFAAGTGGA
- the cas6e gene encoding type I-E CRISPR-associated protein Cas6/Cse3/CasE, which codes for MNGEPHWLSRVTPRPDVTYSQLVDLGALDPYGQHQALWKLFDVAKKDRTDRAEFLFRTESKNRLPAFYLLSKRQPLDHAGLWDIESKPYQPDIQVGNRLAFKLRVNPVVTRAGEAGSRSKRHDVVMDAKRQMNWKHLPEDQRPTLAYLAQKAGETWLQARAERLGCKFDDAAVRADGYLTWRKHSAKSIELSMLDLEGCLTIVDPARFTDALLKGVGPAKGFGCGLLLVRRV
- the cas3 gene encoding CRISPR-associated helicase Cas3'; its protein translation is MQNHLFQYWGKADEKYVGATSWHPLAYHCLDVAACGHVLLNAQPAWLASLGRLSGISLDELPDWVAFLLTLHDSGKFGDGFQSLRPDLWQTLQGRTEDARPGERHDTLGYELLMEFLPQWLNHPELARRGGQQMRPWLAAVTGHHGKPPKNLSTGDSVRLLRDHFPAQVLEDTRQFVLEATELLMPDGHPLPVHQDGQSERYRQSSWLLSGLAVTADWLGSNTLWFPYQKPEVGLPKYWRDTALPQAHRAVAESGLTPNIPIFSGFENLFPSIKTPSPLQAWAETVHITNSPQLFVLEELTGSGKTEAALTLAARLMAEGQGRGVYLALPTMATADAMFDRVRRDDVWRRFFAGGEAQLALAHSADRLKLRLEEANRQDAGYGPGEEESASRNCTAWLADSRKKALLADFGVGTLDQALLAVLPARHQSLRLLGLANKVLVVDEVHACDSYMGELLVSLLRFHAALGGSVILLSATLPLSQRARYIKVFAEGADMAVACPMEVGYPLASHFSTNGLVEQPLETRAESARHVVVHALHEEREVQERLQNSLAQGRCVVWIRNSVADAVETWKAWNASYPEYPATLFHARFALVDRLRIGKEKIEVVFGPDSTPVARRGKLVIATQVIEQSLDVDFDDMVTDLAPIDLVVQRAGRLQRHKRDADGNRLQDTNIVDGRGDARMAVLMPMPVEDAAKRWMIDLLPRGGMVYPDHGKLWLTARWLFQNGGFDLPRQARDMIEAVYDEAAFDSLPEGLKEIALRAEGASRADQGVARGNLLAFDEGYNPTSLQWQDEGEAPTRLGEKTVRVRLARLLDGVLRPWAQTTTGMEWALSELTVPYRLIAKESERMAAALAAARFTMPDEGRYVVIIALNKDGETWRGYAKSMRNEEVCVAYSSVMGLTVEKGVKDESDQ